From the genome of Impatiens glandulifera chromosome 9, dImpGla2.1, whole genome shotgun sequence, one region includes:
- the LOC124916146 gene encoding scarecrow-like protein 3 codes for MTSSSPAPEKTQLPISLTLATSNTSTVPSYPKTAIPKERNLKLINLLLSCVNHASSGNLHRADACLRKISRLSSHSGDSFQRLSAWLASALAVRLIKRWPGLFKTLIATPALVDPIQHKSLTTNTIPFLNSAYTVMNRVLTKAMSNERLIHIVDLGCGDPNMWIPFLQNLSNSHLRITCVHTSKAILDNLYITLLKETNSLCIELEFNPLNIRLSDLNLDMMNLRPSETLAFAATLSLHVLLTDDDDDNNKMGDFLVMIRSTSPKVFVMVEQESDHNLNRLEDRFVESMHYYSAVFESISKFFVGDERLRLEQVFGKEMENILACEGREREERHERFVKWSGRFERCGFGPVGLWFGLGEELEEMDDDGLKMVYQRSALIICWYTRPIYSVSAWN; via the coding sequence ATGACGTCTTCATCTCCGGCGCCGGAAAAAACCCAATTACCAATTTCTCTAACATTAGCGACGTCAAACACCAGTACAGTACCTTCATACCCCAAAACCGCTATACCTAAAGAAAGAAACCTAAAGCTAATCAACCTCTTACTATCCTGCGTCAACCACGCTTCCTCCGGCAATCTCCACCGCGCCGACGCCTGCCTCCGCAAAATCTCTCGTCTCTCCTCCCACTCCGGCGACTCATTTCAACGTCTTTCCGCCTGGTTAGCATCCGCCCTAGCAGTACGACTCATCAAACGTTGGCCTGGTTTGTTCAAAACGCTAATCGCTACCCCAGCTCTCGTTGATCCAATCCAACATAAATCGCTAACTACAAACACCATACCTTTCCTCAACTCAGCTTACACCGTCATGAATCGAGTATTAACCAAAGCCATGTCTAATGAGCGTTTGATCCACATTGTTGATCTTGGTTGCGGTGACCCCAACATGTGGATACCCTTTCTTCAAAACTTGTCGAATTCACACTTGAGGATCACGTGTGTGCACACCAGTAAAGCCATCCTCGACAATTTATACATAACCCTCTTAAAAGAGACAAACAGTTTATGCATAGAATTAGAATTCAATCCTTTGAATATAAGATTAAGTGATTTGAATCTTGACATGATGAATCTACGGCCATCTGAAACGCTAGCGTTCGCCGCCACTCTAAGTCTTCACGTCTTATTAacggatgatgatgatgataataataaGATGGGTGATTTTTTAGTGATGATAAGATCGACGTCGCCTAAGGTGTTTGTAATGGTGGAGCAAGAATCGGATCATAATCTGAACCGGTTGGAGGACCGGTTTGTGGAATCGATGCATTATTATAGTGCGGTATTTGAATCGATAAGTAAATTTTTTGTGGGGGATGAGAGATTGAGATTGGAACAAGTGTTTGGGAAAGAGATGGAAAATATATTGGCTTGTGAAGGGCGGGAAAGGGAAGAGAGGCACGAGAGGTTTGTGAAATGGTCAGGCCGATTTGAGAGATGTGGGTTTGGACCGGTGGGATTATGGTTCGGTTTGGGTGAGGAATTGGAAGAGATGGATGATGATGGTCTTAAGATGGTTTATCAAAGATCAGCACTTATCATATGTTGGTATACTAGACCTATTTATTCTGTTTCAGCATggaattaa